The Lolium rigidum isolate FL_2022 chromosome 1, APGP_CSIRO_Lrig_0.1, whole genome shotgun sequence region ATTAATTACTGGAGCTGGGCCAAAGGTTAGCGTGGATCCCTTGAGCGCCTCCTTGACGACCCCGtccagccgcgccgccatggccggcgTCATGCAGCTGCTCCAGTCTCCCACCGTCCCTTTCCTGAAGAACACCTCGTTCTTGAGCCCAAGCAGCGTGCTCCCGCTCCTGTTCACCTCCAGCCCCTTGAGCTTTGCCAGACTGCAGAGCTCCACGACGTGGTGCACCAccccggcggcctcctcctccggcgagaaCGGGCATCCCATGAACGCCGCTAGCGTTCGGAGGTTCCCTGCTGGATCGAGCAGCATGTCCTCGTACCTGAGGAACAGCACCTGGTCGGGACGCCGGCGGCTCGCCTCCCAGAACTCGAGCGCGTGGCGCCAGTGCGGCCCCGATATGCACCGGCCCTCACAGAAGAGCTCGAACGCCTCCTCAAAAGTTGGCATGGTTGGAGGCGACGCGCCGGCGACGCCCGGCACCCCGAGCAGCACGGCGGTGGTCTTCTCGTGGAAGTGCCACAAGGAGACCAGCGTGTCCTTGGGGTCCCGGCACACATACACGATCTTGATGCCGTTGGGGAGCAGGGAGTAGGGGAGGTGGGAGGCGAGCAGCCGGGGAGAAGGGAGCTCCCCGTACAGCTCGTCTTCCCCAGCATAGTCGGTGGCGATGAGCTCGGGGCTCACCTC contains the following coding sequences:
- the LOC124672618 gene encoding cytosolic sulfotransferase 5-like yields the protein MGGGTTAPAGVAAAEEEGVAKAVTTATPHADIPNIMSSLPTGPGFPPYQLSYYGGFWLSGLFLKGIAASHARFKPRPTDVLLTSFPKSGTTWLKALAFSALNRAAHPPSSAGHHPLYRSSPHDLVSFLEVSPELIATDYAGEDELYGELPSPRLLASHLPYSLLPNGIKIVYVCRDPKDTLVSLWHFHEKTTAVLLGVPGVAGASPPTMPTFEEAFELFCEGRCISGPHWRHALEFWEASRRRPDQVLFLRYEDMLLDPAGNLRTLAAFMGCPFSPEEEAAGVVHHVVELCSLAKLKGLEVNRSGSTLLGLKNEVFFRKGTVGDWSSCMTPAMAARLDGVVKEALKGSTLTFGPAPVIN